A single genomic interval of Streptomyces graminofaciens harbors:
- a CDS encoding zinc-binding dehydrogenase, with protein MSSSRSTSTARCPLAEAAEALRLSQSGRVRGKIVLDVG; from the coding sequence GTGTCGAGCTCACGGTCCACATCGACCGCGCGCTGCCCCCTGGCCGAGGCGGCCGAAGCCCTCCGCCTCAGCCAGTCCGGACGGGTGCGCGGCAAGATCGTGCTCGACGTCGGCTGA
- a CDS encoding RICIN domain-containing protein: protein MSPAQRGARPGAAPRPRPTTLLFLLLALIVAAATLVLPAAGRADALSRPSQTMYTPPSNAPSPGSFYPRAMRMQHNGSANGTLLATFEQYTSGTPVFPIYRSTDNGDSWTKISDVADTQNGWGMRWQPELFELPQAMGGLPAGTILAAGASVPSDRSAIKIDVYASTDRGLTWSFVSNIATGGPAFDQNGNGNTPVWEPFFLVSDGKLIVYYSDQRDPDHGQKLVHQVSTDIRNWGPVVDDVAMPTYSQRPGMATVAKLPNGKYVMTYEYGGSPAGNFAVYYKISSDPEAFDSVTGIPLRSTDGTVPRGTPYITWLPTGGPNGTLAVSANSADDLFLNTENGAADTWTRINANVAGGYSRGMLPLADGHSLLVLSGGRARSTGVNPVTYSTIDLGGGISDGATYTLSNANSDLRLTIAGGSTTNGTNATQQTTTNATDQQWRFEQQASGYFKIFNVASGKVLGVQNQSTADGAKILQWDDNGTLDHEWAVAPHPAGGYTITNRVTGKYLEIPSASTTVGTAAAQWSGTSCACQRWNPTQTALPPLGTGQYVLVNKNSGKYLDIPNASTATNTAVGQWRNSACACQMFTFQSAGSGAWTIKNVNSNLNLDIRSGSTTAGAVVVQNTASSADSQKWTLTDGGNGYYKLRNVNSTLVAGVAQSSTADGAAVVQWNSSALDDQLWKIVRIN, encoded by the coding sequence ATGTCCCCTGCGCAGCGAGGCGCCAGACCCGGCGCCGCTCCGCGTCCCCGCCCCACCACTCTCCTGTTCCTGCTGCTCGCCCTGATCGTCGCCGCGGCGACGCTGGTGCTGCCCGCCGCGGGCCGGGCGGACGCCCTCTCCCGCCCGTCCCAGACGATGTACACCCCGCCGTCCAACGCGCCCTCGCCCGGGTCGTTCTACCCGCGGGCGATGCGCATGCAGCACAACGGCTCGGCCAACGGCACCCTGCTCGCCACCTTCGAGCAGTACACCTCGGGCACACCGGTCTTCCCGATATACCGCTCCACCGACAACGGCGACTCCTGGACGAAGATCTCCGATGTCGCCGACACCCAGAACGGCTGGGGCATGCGCTGGCAGCCCGAGCTGTTCGAACTGCCCCAGGCCATGGGCGGTTTGCCGGCGGGCACCATCCTGGCCGCCGGAGCTTCTGTCCCCTCCGACCGCTCAGCCATCAAGATCGATGTCTACGCCAGCACCGACCGCGGACTGACCTGGAGCTTCGTCAGCAACATCGCCACCGGCGGCCCGGCATTCGACCAGAACGGCAATGGCAACACTCCCGTGTGGGAGCCGTTCTTCCTCGTCTCCGACGGCAAGCTGATCGTCTACTACTCCGACCAGCGCGACCCCGACCACGGCCAGAAGCTCGTCCACCAGGTCTCCACGGACATCCGCAACTGGGGCCCGGTCGTGGACGACGTGGCGATGCCCACCTACAGCCAGCGTCCGGGTATGGCCACCGTCGCGAAGCTGCCCAACGGCAAGTACGTCATGACGTACGAGTACGGCGGCTCTCCTGCGGGCAACTTCGCCGTCTACTACAAGATCTCCTCCGACCCGGAGGCGTTCGACTCCGTCACGGGCATTCCACTGCGTTCGACGGACGGCACGGTTCCTCGTGGCACCCCCTACATCACCTGGCTGCCCACCGGCGGTCCGAACGGCACCCTCGCCGTCAGCGCCAACAGCGCGGACGACCTGTTCCTCAACACCGAGAACGGCGCCGCGGACACCTGGACGCGTATCAACGCCAACGTCGCCGGCGGGTACAGCCGGGGCATGCTCCCGCTGGCCGACGGCCACAGCCTGCTGGTGCTCAGCGGGGGCCGCGCACGCAGCACCGGCGTCAACCCGGTCACGTACAGCACCATCGACCTGGGCGGCGGTATCTCCGACGGCGCCACCTACACCCTGTCCAACGCGAACAGCGACCTGAGGCTCACCATCGCCGGCGGCTCCACCACCAACGGAACCAACGCGACCCAGCAGACCACGACCAACGCCACCGACCAGCAGTGGCGCTTCGAGCAGCAGGCCTCCGGCTACTTCAAGATCTTCAATGTCGCCAGCGGCAAGGTCCTCGGCGTCCAGAACCAGTCCACCGCCGACGGCGCCAAGATCCTGCAGTGGGACGACAACGGCACCCTCGACCACGAATGGGCCGTCGCCCCGCACCCCGCCGGCGGCTACACGATCACCAACCGCGTGACCGGAAAGTACCTGGAGATCCCCAGCGCCTCCACCACCGTCGGCACCGCCGCGGCTCAGTGGAGCGGTACCAGCTGCGCCTGCCAGCGCTGGAACCCCACCCAGACCGCCCTGCCGCCGCTGGGCACCGGACAGTACGTCCTCGTCAACAAGAACAGCGGCAAGTACCTGGACATCCCCAACGCCTCCACCGCCACCAACACCGCGGTCGGCCAGTGGCGCAACTCCGCCTGCGCCTGCCAGATGTTCACCTTCCAGTCCGCCGGCAGCGGGGCCTGGACCATCAAGAACGTCAACAGCAACCTCAACCTGGACATCCGCAGCGGCTCCACCACCGCCGGGGCCGTCGTCGTCCAGAACACCGCCTCCAGCGCCGACTCCCAGAAGTGGACCCTCACCGACGGCGGCAACGGCTACTACAAACTCCGGAACGTGAACAGCACCCTCGTCGCGGGCGTCGCCCAGTCCTCCACCGCCGACGGCGCTGCTGTGGTCCAGTGGAACAGCTCCGCCCTCGACGACCAGCTCTGGAAGATCGTCCGCATCAACTGA